In the genome of Labeo rohita strain BAU-BD-2019 chromosome 2, IGBB_LRoh.1.0, whole genome shotgun sequence, the window AGAGTCAGAACATTCCACCGTGTGCCCCACAATCTGGTGGCCTCCATGGCCATATCTGATGTTATGGTGGCTGCTTTGGTGATGCCGCTCAGCCTGGTGCATGAGCTAAACGGCCGTCGTTGGAAGTTAGGTCGAGTTCTCTGCCAAGTCTGGATATCCTTCGACGTCCTGTGCTGTACAGCCAGCATTTGGAACGTGACCGCAATAGCCCTCGACCGTTACTGGTCCATAACACGGCACCTGGAGTACACGCTGAAGACTCGAAAGAAGATCTCCAATGTGATGATTGGCTTGACCTGGCTGCTGTCGTCTGTTATTTCCCTCTCCCCTCTGTTCGGCTGGGGGGAGACGTATTCAGAGGAGGACATGGAGTGCCAGGTGAGCCAGGAGCCGTCTTACACCATCTTTTCCACATTCGGGGCCTTCTATCTGCCTCTTTGTGTTGTGCTGTTTGTCTACTGGAAGATATACAAAGCTGCTAAGTTCCGTATCGGATCAAAGAGGACCAACACCATCACTCCAGTTGCAGAGGCTGGAGAGGTACAGATGAAATATTGTGatatgctgttttgttgttgttgtttagcgACTTTTTAAGTTCTTAATACTGGCATTTTAATACTGTACTGTGAAAAGAATTTCTTTCTTAAGAATGCTGAGTGTAATCTATTGTTTCAGATCAGACTGTTCATATTTTGCCTGTCATTATTTTCCCAGAACGTTACTACACAGCAATTCAATAGCCAATTGAACTTGAATGTCCCATTATGTTGCTCTATTACCTTGAACAGCATGGCATATCTCTGAGCATGTCACAACACTTTAGCGAATAGTATTCTTGACACCTTCCTTAGATAAGTTCTACATTATTTTCCACTCTATTACCATCCTGTTCTACTTCAGTGGGTTTAGGAGGGGTTGTCACAGGTTTGACACAGAAACTTTAAGGGTTTAAAGGCTTATGCGTAAATGGCTATTTTCATGGCCGTTCTAATACTGCAGAAGTtctatgcatttttatattattttatcttaacCCTAGAAAGAAAGACTCGGAAAAACCTACATGCATGACAAAATCTCTGTACTGGATTCAGCagattttgctttttgtttttgtttgttttcatttatattctcAGTGTAATGAATCAGTATGCATTAAAGtgatcaaaatattaatttactcaccccatgccatctaagatgttcatgtctttctttcttcaaaaagaaattaaagtttttgagaaaacattccaggatttttcaccatatagtggacttcaatgggagccagtggtctgaaggtccaaattgcagttttaatgaaGCTTCTAAGGTCGAAGAATAAgagtcttgtctagcgaaacgattggttaatTGCAAATTCTCATCTTGCACTATCTCTGCAATTCACGTCTAAAACTTCATGCATAATGACATTAGAAAGGTCATGCTCGGTTCGTTCTTTGCCTGTATACTCCAgtttaaaaaggtagggtagggagAAAAACTTGTCTTATTTTCTcccccaactttaaaatcgttgttttaccattttttttttgtaaagtgcacattcactcaaaaattaaatttagccTGTGATTTAcacctcaaggcatcctaggtgtataagACTTCCTTCtctcagacaaatgcaatcagagttatattaaaaattgttctggtcctttcaagctttataatggcagtgagctggtgtttttttttttcaacagtccaaaataagtccaataaagtggaTCCATCCATAATGTACACAGAAGCAGCTCTGGGCAGATGACGTAGGAAGTTGGCATTGTGCAGGCGCCGCTCAGAAGTGACAAACGTGGACGCGAAATGGGGAAAGCAGAACAAAACAACAGTCACAAATTAGAAATACAAAACGAGGACTTGTAAAGAAgtcagaggatttcgatataagctaagaggagactggttttcctttgttaTAGTAacactttgcttcctttgctcctgtaaactaACGTTGGTTTTCTTGAGACTCATCGGCACATGCGCTTCGCATATGTCCTACCTCATCCAGCCGTAAATGCTTCtttgtacaacagttagcgcaagctagataaaagagattattatgttttacatatggatatttttcttacaagaATGCATCAATTCGCTACAagagtcatttattcaccccctggagctgtgtgaggcactttttattatggatggatgcactttgttGAACTTGTTTTGGATGGTTGAAGAGAAACTCCTGCCcagtgccattataaagcttggaagggtcagaaccatttttaaaataactccagTTGCATTCGTATGagagaaggaagtcatatacgcCTAGGATGCCTTAAggctgagtaaataatgggctaatgttcacttttttgtgaactatcactttaactttctttgcatgttcacactgggtcggtatttcCTCCTATGTCACGCATGATTATGATTACGTAAAGTGTGAAATCGtggatgcagagctagtgcaaggtgaacatttgtggttaaaagtataaaatttttatcttttttacaatatgacagattgttttattaggtaagacccttatttctcggctgggattgtgtagagccctttgtgagactgcaatttggaccttcaacaccCTGATCCCCACTAAAGTCTACTATttgaagaaaaatatgttttcctcaaaaaccttacttttttgactgaagaaaaagagACATGGACACATCATGACATgtgggtaagtacattatcaggaaattttcattctggagtgaactaatactttaataatttttcacaatattactgtttcactgtatttctgattttaaaaatgtagctttggtgagaataagagacttATGAAAGCATTAACCTTAGTGACCCCaggcttttaaatggtaaatgtATATTGCTGAGGCTCACGTATAGTCTAAGAGgaaaacagtaaatattgtgtaaataaattatttgattgaaaatccTTTAGGGGTGTACATTCCTTTATGCGTTCTAGGTTTAAAACTAAATACTGTGGTTTATTTGATCTTAATCTGTGCTCCTGACTGATTCACTCACAGCAGTAATGCTCAAGACACATCTGTTCCCTCAGGTGAAAGAGGCCTCCAGGCAACAGCCTCAGATGGTGTTCACGGTACGCCATGCCACGGTGACATTCCAGACCGACAGCGAGACGTGGCGAGAGCAGAAAGAGAAACGAGCAGCTCTGATGGTGGGCATCCTCATCGGGGTGTTTGTCCTTTGCTGGATCCCTTTCTTTCTCACCGAGCTCATCACGCCGCTCTGCTCCTGCCACATTCCACCAATATGGAAGAGTGTCTTCCTCTGGCTGGGTTACTCCAACTCCTTCTTCAATCCGCTCATTTACACAGCCTTCAACAAGAACTATAATAACGCTTTCCGAAATCTCTTCTCCCGACAGCGCTGAGAGGTATCAGAAATCTTGGCTTTGCCACAAATGAAAGTTTAAGCCACCCTTAAGATTTGGGAAAGTGTGGTTATCTGAGCTCTTCACAAAGGACAGATTCACAAAGAAACAGCGCTCAAGGATGGAGGGAATGATGTCTGGGCTTTTACTGTCGGGCAAAGTGATGACTTGACCCAGTGATGACAGTAAAGAATGCTCACCCGAAATGTCAGTCTGTCCCCTGCATTAAATGAATATAGACCATGTCTGGCTTTTGGCTGTCAGTTTATGTGagtttatttacagtatgacATATGAGATTCATTTAtttcaactacactgattttaaaaattcatgtgGCTTGTTCAGGAGTATGAGTAATGAAATTACTCAAAATCCAAAAAATGGAGAATCTTGataatatacacactaccagtcaaaagtttttgaacagtaagattcaGTAAGACGtctttttctgctcaccaagcctgcatccaaagtacagcaaaaacagtacaattttaaaatatttttactatttaaaataactgttttcagtttgaattatgaatattttaaaatattttactccagtcttcagtgtcacatgatccttcagaagtcattctaatatgctgatttgctgttcaagaaacatttattattattatttattattaacagttgagattttttcaggattctttcagaaaaaatcttttgtaacataatacagtatatatttttagcaaggatgccttaaagtgatcaaaagtggtgataaatacatgtatgatgttataaaagatttctattttagaaaaatatatattcagttgtttttaacataataacaataaatgtttttgaaaagaaaatctgaatattaaaatgatttcttttaaatcaggcttggtgagcggaagagacttctttaaaaaacattaaaaatcatctgttcaaaaacttttgactggtagtgtatacagtagtgcatatactgtatatataaatgtctgtgaataaatacataaagaacTTAGAGAGAGATTTCAATGTTTTAACGTGAAGTTTTTTAACAATTCAGTGTTAAACTTGAATAAACACTGTCATTTGAGacttttttgtctgtttaagTTTCATAAGATTTATaagaaaattataaattataaaaacacattgtatttttgttgtagGCTGCATTTTTGCACATGTTAACCATTTATGTTGTTCAGTGTGGATCATTATTGTTTCTAATAACTGTTCACACCCAAATGAACGGTACAGACGTTGTTGTCGTTGTTTGTTAACCCAAAATAGcttgttataaaaaataaaaaagttcaaTCCAACTTCTCTGTTTTGAGTAGATTCAACACGTGAATGATATATTACAACTCCACTGCTGAATTATATGAAGTGTCATTTATTTACCTGCGTCAGTCAGAATTTGATTCTCATAGTGGtagattttaaaacacatgCTGATGACCAAACCCGAACCTTTCCATCTGTGTAATTTAGACTTTGACTGAAGTCATCTCTGCTCGTGAAAATTGAAAATGATGGATCACGAGCACTTatttcccctataatgtcagtGAAAATTACTCTGGGCTACTTGACGTCTTAAAAGTGCCTGGATATTCATTCACTTCCATCTGTGTATGATGCTCTCACTCGTatatgaagtgtttgtcattTGAAGAGGAAGTAGCAATATCAATAGAAGCGATCTTGAAGAAATACTGAAGAACAGATGAAGAGCTGTAGATACATTGCCTAATATTTAGGCCGTTAAAAGGATTCAGCTGTATTCAGAATCTAATACTATGCTTTTGTTCACTTTCAATGAAGATGCTTTAGACTTCAGGCTGTGCGGATTCATATTAAGATGTCTGTGTGAATCAACTGtaccttattttatttagctgttCATTCTATCACACTGCACTTAAACACGTTTTGAAAGCCATGAATACACAGACAAGAGATTGACAGACCAAAGGCTCAGTCGGCTGCAAATGGAGCTCTGTAGAGTGCTTTTGCGTTCGCAACGCACAGcaacaaaaaaagagacattttCAGGACTAATTGAAGTGAAGTGTCAGGTAAGAAATTTGTTGGTGGAGTGGAGACATGAATAATGGATGTGACACCTGCCTAAATGGCACCTTCCCCTTTAGCAGAGATGGAAAGCGATAGAAAGAGACAGCAAAACATCTGACTCACTGAGGAAATAAACAGATACATGATCCTTTTCTGCTATTGCAGGTACTCTTGCACAATACATGATGTAATAAATTATGGTAATGACCAAACACAAGGGATCACAGGTGAAagaattattttgtttgtagCTTTCAGTGTCTGGCTCAAATATTCAAATGCTCTAACACAAGCAGATGAGAATGAAATGAGCTGTATGTAAGTAATACGGATCTATTTTTGAACCAGCGGTGTGGGATAACATTTACTGGCAAATTCCTGTGGCTTTACCAAGGACAGATGCACCTAAACCATTTGTCTTCTAGTAGAGTGACAGAACGCATCATTTTAATATCCTTTTCAGAGCACTGTTGTGATTTCAGATCAGTGAGCTGGGACTCATGGAAttcagaaatgaacttttcatAATGTTCATATTCTTCAGCCTTTAGAAACAAAGACACAGCACAAAGAGATGCCTTTGTGGATGGTAACCAAGGAAACGGTATCTGCTCCAACAaatataaagcatattttattgAATGATGAGAAAGCAGCAAGGAATCAGATCCCTTCTGTTGAAATATCACATCTGACATTCATGCATTGCAGTTTATGGGGCGCCACTTATTCTGTGGCGCCGATGGCGAAAGGTTTTTTAATGGGATCTATAACCTTTATTAAGTGAAAGTCAATAAATTCAGGTCTTTTCTGTGTTTTGCATTGATTCTCTACATAATAAATTGACTGCGATAAGTACAAATCTTGAAGCAGACCACAGCTGTGTGGtttattgctttaaaaagtCATTCAATAAAACAGGTTagtcatacacacacattagatATTCTTTATTGTCACACGTTTTGGAGAAAACAGTTTTCTGCAATAAATAAGCAATAGTACATAGCTGCTTAGGGACAATTTTAGTATACAGAATAAACtcatggatttgtttcttaactCTCAAAAACTCATATGGTGCTCTGCGGGTTATGGTTTATTTGGATGTGATTTGGATTCATAGTCTGACTAGTTACAGTTGCATCAGTGTGTGTTGTGAAATTTCAGTtcaattatattttgatttggcagtgttactgtattaaaatgGCATAAGAAGACATAACTGGTACACAGATACAATGCCTTGCGacagtattcataccccttcattgtttcacgttttatgttgctgccttatgttaatctgctttaaattactttttccccacatcattctacactccatacaccataatgacaaagcaaaaacagaattatgacagctttgtaaatttattaaaaataaataactgaaatgagCACAtttcataagtattcatacccttatctcAGTACTTAGTTAAAGCACCTTTATAGcttcaagtctttttgggtatgatgcgacaagctttgtACATCAGcgtttggcaattatctgccattcttctcctcacctcttcacctcttagactctgtcaggttggatgggggctggcagacattttcaggtttcttcacaaatatttgattgggttcaagccaaggctctggctgggccactcaaggacattaaCAGaattgtctataagccactcttgcggtatgcttagggtcattgtcaaGTTGAAAGGTAAACCACCTGCCTGGTCCGAGTTTCTGAATGCTGTGGACTGCGTTTTTATTAAGGCTATCTctatattttggtgcattgagattttcttctactctgacgtGTCCCTCAGTCCCTGACACTAAAAAACAGCCCCACAATGTGAgtctgctaccagcacactttactgttgggatggtactctgtaggtgatgagcagtgcctggtttccttcaaacatgacaTTTGGAATTGAAGtccatcagaccagagaatcttgtttctcgcAGTCTGAGGTTCCTTTAGgtgcttttattcaaattccaagtgtgttttcatgtgtcttcaccaAGGAGAGGATTGAGCCTTGCCACAACGCCATAAAGCCCAGactggtggagtgttgcagtgatgtttgtcttttcttgtctttttcttCTGTAAGTTTCGCCTGTCTCCTAATATGATAATgaagctcaactagagtgaccatcaggttcttggtcaccagtctaaccaaagCCTTTCTcaatcaattgctcagtttggccaggaggccagctctaggaagagtcctggttgtttctaacttcttccattaagggtaacagagattacactgtaaaaaacaatttgttgagtcatcttaaaataatttgttacccggctgccttaaaattttaagttcagtaaactcaaaaaaagtttattcaacttgaaatgttgttatactaagtgatatttgagttgattcaacttaaaattttaaggcagctgggttacttacccagcttttaagtttaacaaacacaaatatctaagctgttacttattacaacttaacatttcaagttgactaaacttatttgagttgactgaacttgaaCATTTAAggtagcagggtaacaaattcttttaagctgactcaacaatttgtgtgttttttttacagtgttcatGCTTCTGtaaaccttcaatgcagcagaattttttcagaactcttccccagatgtgtgcCTTGATGCagtcctgtttctgagctctacggccagttcttttgacctcaaggcttggtttttgctttgatatgcattttcagctgttagaccatTTTTTAAGACATGTGtacctttccaaatcatacccattcagTTGAATTTACCACAGATTAACTTCactaaaagtgtagtaacatctataagcgatatgagtgctcctgagctaaattgtAAATcgtttaagttttttatttttaataaatttgcatagATGTTAACAACCTGTTTTTTCTTTGCCAtaatggtgtatggagtgtagattgatgtcgGGGAAAAGTAagttaaagcagtttaacataaggcaacaacataacaaaatgtgaaaaaaatgaaggggcatgaatactttcgcaaggcactgtagaCCCAAACTGAGACATATTGCCAGATTTCCTCATTTTCTCAATGGCATATGTCTAtcagaaagaaacaaaataaacagtgcTGATATAGCGT includes:
- the htr5aa gene encoding 5-hydroxytryptamine (serotonin) receptor 5A, genome duplicate a produces the protein MADVSQNSSFNQSSEYGNVYRPQTVFSVLTFTLLAMLVVATFFWNMLVLVTILRVRTFHRVPHNLVASMAISDVMVAALVMPLSLVHELNGRRWKLGRVLCQVWISFDVLCCTASIWNVTAIALDRYWSITRHLEYTLKTRKKISNVMIGLTWLLSSVISLSPLFGWGETYSEEDMECQVSQEPSYTIFSTFGAFYLPLCVVLFVYWKIYKAAKFRIGSKRTNTITPVAEAGEVKEASRQQPQMVFTVRHATVTFQTDSETWREQKEKRAALMVGILIGVFVLCWIPFFLTELITPLCSCHIPPIWKSVFLWLGYSNSFFNPLIYTAFNKNYNNAFRNLFSRQR